In one Choloepus didactylus isolate mChoDid1 chromosome 1, mChoDid1.pri, whole genome shotgun sequence genomic region, the following are encoded:
- the PRRT3 gene encoding proline-rich transmembrane protein 3 isoform X1, translated as MAPSPRCALLLLLLLPPLGAGPALDRGLPMPLEDAEPHLISGAHPKGPMGKEPQAREFFWENPRDESPWNSDGPQAPAEELPERPTDAPLGPALHGPRAAQGAQREGLPVTDDLQMAQGPNSQGWTGPPDSQEPLTHKALAPNPVGSPQLTFIPTTSGLQLRVATVPPSPEEPGGQVGQRPPREEYLMSEANTRVLKTSPLDHQGPPHILGPHWGIGRRPMLGGDENFQEVARGPLFTQQDPAVPGVGLVAPAEVASSQEPGFQPDLALARSLPPAEELPLEPHKKAGAQETWDVSFPGPPPKQTDLPDASGSPGPKPSGPPASESPEGQLKPEIAAMNEADPISPQRVRGAVEAPGSPKSPTPGPSDPGPPTNRTESPVGALKPDEVEEWPGRPQSHPPAPPVQAPSTSRRGLIRVTTQRALGQPPPPEPSASSMVSAPASSPPANATAPPLRWGPLRRILSFSWELHVYGVGVLFLLPVLLALATLSAAPAGPPLALVAAVLVLVASGLRSAYMLADPYGSQARLGVRVGLVLYNLPFPLLLTALAALTLLGLGAGLPQPLQNPLLLGALASAHGLGLLAADLLSARPVFNLLTQGLSCAWGATVALGTLCLCRRRLLDGPRGWDISPGPRLLAVAGALGLLASGLQLAAALWLYPGPGRVGRFSWAWWGVHFWLRLLELTWALALALAAVTAARPRPPTEHACWAKLLRLACPAPSGKSEVPERPNNCYAGPSGVGTDTLDISKSLIRNPAEGGPPATPNSGAWGSAASLGRGPQSAPGLSCSSVGPAPSLSELDLRPPSPINLSRSIDAALFREHLVQDSVFRRCGLRGLASPPPGDALRLRRGSHPDAEPDGAGSSLLRGRCRSLSDVRVRGPVPQHVVEEPDRAAAGVASGSSLDSFSRGSLKISWNPWRHGLSSVDSLPLDELPSTVQLLPAPSPARPGEPQGDVQPRCKPGDSRSASSDTIEL; from the exons ATGGCCCCCAGCCCCAGATGTGCCCtcctgctgctgttgctgctgccaCCCCTGGGAGCTGGCCCTGCCCTGGACAGGGGCCTTCCCATGCCACTGGAGGATGCAGAACCACATCTGATCTCAGGAGCCCACCCCAAGGGCCCTATGGGCAAAGAGCCCCAGGCCCGCGAGTTCTTCTGGGAGAACCCCAGAGATGAGAGCCCCTGGAACTCAGATGGCCCCCAGGCCCCTGCTGAAGAGCTGCCCGAGAGGCCCACAGATGCTCCCCTCGGCCCAGCCCTGCATGGGCCCAGAGCAGCCCAGGGGGCTCAGAGAGAAGGACTCCCAGTAACCGATGACCTCCAGATGGCCCAAGGGCCAAACTCCCAGGGTTGGACAGGGCCTCCTGACTCACAGGAGCCCCTGACACACAAAGCACTGGCTCCCAACCCTGTGGGCTCCCCCCAACTCACTTTTATCCCCACAACTTCTGGACTCCAACTCAGAGTAgccacagttcctccttccccagAGGAGCCTGGAGGCCAAGTGGGGCAGAGACCACCTAGAGAAGAGTATCTTATGAGTGAGGCCAACACCAGGGTCCTAAAGACTTCCCCCTTGGACCACCAGGGCCCTCCCCACATTCTTGGGCCCCACTGGGGCATTGGCAGGAGGCCAATGCTGGGTGGGGATGAGAACTTCCAGGAGGTGGCACGAGGCCCTCTTTTCACCCAGCAGGATCCAGCAGTCCCTGGTGTTGGCTTGGTGGCCCCAGCTGAAGTGGCATCCTCTCAGGAGCCTGGGTTCCAGCCAGACCTGGCATTGGCCAGAAGCCTCCCTCCTGCTGAGGAGCTGCCACTTGAGCCCCACAAGAAGGCTGGAGCTCAGGAGACCTGGGATGTCAGCTTTCCGGGTCCCCCACCCAAGCAGACTGACCTCCCTGATGCTAGTGGATCACCAGGACCCAAGCCCTCAGGTCCTCCAGCCTCAGAGTCTCCTGAGGGGCAGCTCAAGCCAG AGATAGCAgcaatgaatgaagcagaccCCATCTCCCCCCAGCGAGTGAGAGGGGCAGTGGAGGCCCCAGGCAGCCCCAAGTCCCCTACCCCTGGCCCCTCGGACCCTGGCCCACCTACAAACAGAACAGAGAGCCCTGTGGGGGCCCTGAAGCCAG ATGAAGTGGAGGAGTGGCCGGGGCGCCCCCAAAGCCATCCCCCAGCACCCCCAGTCCAGGCCCCCTCGACATCCCGGCGGGGCCTTATTCGGGTCACCACGCAGCGAGCCCTGGGCCAGCCGCCCCCTCCGGAGCCCTCGGCCAGCTCCATGGTGTCAGCCCCAGCTTCCAGCCCCCCTGCCAACGCTACCGCACCCCCTCTGCGGTGGGGACCCCTGCGGCGGATACTGAGCTTTTCCTGGGAGCTGCACGTCTACGGGGTGGGGGTGCTCTTCTTGCTGCCCGTGTTGTTGGCGCTGGCCACTCTGTCAGCCGCCCCGGCGGGGCCCCCGCTGGCACTGGTGGCGGCTGTGCTGGTGCTGGTGGCTTCTGGGCTGCGATCCGCCTACATGCTAGCAGACCCGTACGGCTCGCAGGCGAGGCTGGGCGTGCGTGTCGGCCTGGTGCTCTACAACCTGCCCTTCCCCTTGCTGCTCACGGCGCTGGCGGCCCTGACCCTGCTCGGCCTGGGCGCAGGGCTGCCCCAGCCACTGCAGAACCCGCTCCTATTGGGAGCGCTGGCGTCGGCGCACGGCTTGGGGCTGCTGGCAGCCGATCTGCTGTCCGCGAGGCCTGTGTTCAACCTCCTGACGCAAGGCTTATCGTGCGCCTGGGGCGCGACCGTGGCTCTGGGCACGCTCTGCCTGTGCCGTCGCCGCCTGCTGGACGGGCCGCGGGGCTGGGACATTAGTCCGGGACCGCGGCTGCTGGCTGTGGCGGGGGCGCTGGGGCTGCTGGCCAGCGGCTTGCAGCTAGCCGCCGCGCTCTGGCTGTACCCGGGTCCCGGCCGGGTGGGCCGTTTCTCGTGGGCCTGGTGGGGCGTCCACTTCTGGCTGCGCCTGCTGGAGCTGACATGGGCGCTTGCCCTGGCGCTGGCGGCTGTCACCGCCGCGCGACCCAGGCCGCCTACGGAACATGCTTGCTGGGCCAAGCTGCTGCGCTTGGCGTGCCCCGCGCCGTCGGGCAAGAGCGAGGTGCCCGAGCGCCCTAATAACTGCTATGCGGGGCCCAGCGGCGTGGGCACAGACACCTTGGACATCAGCAAGAGCCTCATCCGCAATCCCGCGGAGGGTGGGCCGCCTGCCACGCCCAATTCAGGCGCCTGGGGTTCGGCTGCGTCGTTGGGCCGCGGTCCCCAGAGTGCTCCGGGGTTGTCCTGCAGCAGCGTGGGGCCGGCGCCGTCGCTGAGCGAGTTGGATCTGCGGCCACCATCGCCCATCAACCTGAGCCGTAGCATTGACGCCGCGCTCTTCCGAGAGCACTTGGTGCAAGACAGCGTGTTCCGGCGCTGCGGCCTGCGCGGCCTGGCCTCCCCGCCGCCTGGGGATGCTCTGCGGCTGCGCCGAGGCAGCCATCCGGACGCAGAGCCCGACGGCGCGGGCTCCTCGCTACTCCGCGGCCGCTGCCGGTCGCTCAGTGACGTGCGCGTACGCGGGCCTGTCCCACAGCACGTAGTGGAAGAGCCTGACAGGGCGGCGGCCGGGGTGGCTTCGGGCAGCTCCCTGGACAGCTTCTCCCGGGGTTCGCTCAAGATCAGCTGGAACCCGTGGCGCCACGGGCTGTCGTCGGTGGACAGCCTGCCACTGGACGAGCTGCCCAGCACAGTGCAGCTactgcctgccccctcccctgcccgtCCCGGAGAACCCCAGGGCGACGTCCAGCCGCGCTGCAAGCCGGGGGACTCCCGCAGCGCCTCCAGTGATACCATCGAGCTCTGA
- the PRRT3 gene encoding proline-rich transmembrane protein 3 isoform X2, translated as MAPSPRCALLLLLLLPPLGAGPALDRGLPMPLEDAEPHLISGAHPKGPMGKEPQAREFFWENPRDESPWNSDGPQAPAEELPERPTDAPLGPALHGPRAAQGAQREGLPVTDDLQMAQGPNSQGWTGPPDSQEPLTHKALAPNPVGSPQLTFIPTTSGLQLRVATVPPSPEEPGGQVGQRPPREEYLMSEANTRVLKTSPLDHQGPPHILGPHWGIGRRPMLGGDENFQEVARGPLFTQQDPAVPGVGLVAPAEVASSQEPGFQPDLALARSLPPAEELPLEPHKKAGAQETWDVSFPGPPPKQTDLPDASGSPGPKPSGPPASESPEGQLKPDEVEEWPGRPQSHPPAPPVQAPSTSRRGLIRVTTQRALGQPPPPEPSASSMVSAPASSPPANATAPPLRWGPLRRILSFSWELHVYGVGVLFLLPVLLALATLSAAPAGPPLALVAAVLVLVASGLRSAYMLADPYGSQARLGVRVGLVLYNLPFPLLLTALAALTLLGLGAGLPQPLQNPLLLGALASAHGLGLLAADLLSARPVFNLLTQGLSCAWGATVALGTLCLCRRRLLDGPRGWDISPGPRLLAVAGALGLLASGLQLAAALWLYPGPGRVGRFSWAWWGVHFWLRLLELTWALALALAAVTAARPRPPTEHACWAKLLRLACPAPSGKSEVPERPNNCYAGPSGVGTDTLDISKSLIRNPAEGGPPATPNSGAWGSAASLGRGPQSAPGLSCSSVGPAPSLSELDLRPPSPINLSRSIDAALFREHLVQDSVFRRCGLRGLASPPPGDALRLRRGSHPDAEPDGAGSSLLRGRCRSLSDVRVRGPVPQHVVEEPDRAAAGVASGSSLDSFSRGSLKISWNPWRHGLSSVDSLPLDELPSTVQLLPAPSPARPGEPQGDVQPRCKPGDSRSASSDTIEL; from the exons ATGGCCCCCAGCCCCAGATGTGCCCtcctgctgctgttgctgctgccaCCCCTGGGAGCTGGCCCTGCCCTGGACAGGGGCCTTCCCATGCCACTGGAGGATGCAGAACCACATCTGATCTCAGGAGCCCACCCCAAGGGCCCTATGGGCAAAGAGCCCCAGGCCCGCGAGTTCTTCTGGGAGAACCCCAGAGATGAGAGCCCCTGGAACTCAGATGGCCCCCAGGCCCCTGCTGAAGAGCTGCCCGAGAGGCCCACAGATGCTCCCCTCGGCCCAGCCCTGCATGGGCCCAGAGCAGCCCAGGGGGCTCAGAGAGAAGGACTCCCAGTAACCGATGACCTCCAGATGGCCCAAGGGCCAAACTCCCAGGGTTGGACAGGGCCTCCTGACTCACAGGAGCCCCTGACACACAAAGCACTGGCTCCCAACCCTGTGGGCTCCCCCCAACTCACTTTTATCCCCACAACTTCTGGACTCCAACTCAGAGTAgccacagttcctccttccccagAGGAGCCTGGAGGCCAAGTGGGGCAGAGACCACCTAGAGAAGAGTATCTTATGAGTGAGGCCAACACCAGGGTCCTAAAGACTTCCCCCTTGGACCACCAGGGCCCTCCCCACATTCTTGGGCCCCACTGGGGCATTGGCAGGAGGCCAATGCTGGGTGGGGATGAGAACTTCCAGGAGGTGGCACGAGGCCCTCTTTTCACCCAGCAGGATCCAGCAGTCCCTGGTGTTGGCTTGGTGGCCCCAGCTGAAGTGGCATCCTCTCAGGAGCCTGGGTTCCAGCCAGACCTGGCATTGGCCAGAAGCCTCCCTCCTGCTGAGGAGCTGCCACTTGAGCCCCACAAGAAGGCTGGAGCTCAGGAGACCTGGGATGTCAGCTTTCCGGGTCCCCCACCCAAGCAGACTGACCTCCCTGATGCTAGTGGATCACCAGGACCCAAGCCCTCAGGTCCTCCAGCCTCAGAGTCTCCTGAGGGGCAGCTCAAGCCAG ATGAAGTGGAGGAGTGGCCGGGGCGCCCCCAAAGCCATCCCCCAGCACCCCCAGTCCAGGCCCCCTCGACATCCCGGCGGGGCCTTATTCGGGTCACCACGCAGCGAGCCCTGGGCCAGCCGCCCCCTCCGGAGCCCTCGGCCAGCTCCATGGTGTCAGCCCCAGCTTCCAGCCCCCCTGCCAACGCTACCGCACCCCCTCTGCGGTGGGGACCCCTGCGGCGGATACTGAGCTTTTCCTGGGAGCTGCACGTCTACGGGGTGGGGGTGCTCTTCTTGCTGCCCGTGTTGTTGGCGCTGGCCACTCTGTCAGCCGCCCCGGCGGGGCCCCCGCTGGCACTGGTGGCGGCTGTGCTGGTGCTGGTGGCTTCTGGGCTGCGATCCGCCTACATGCTAGCAGACCCGTACGGCTCGCAGGCGAGGCTGGGCGTGCGTGTCGGCCTGGTGCTCTACAACCTGCCCTTCCCCTTGCTGCTCACGGCGCTGGCGGCCCTGACCCTGCTCGGCCTGGGCGCAGGGCTGCCCCAGCCACTGCAGAACCCGCTCCTATTGGGAGCGCTGGCGTCGGCGCACGGCTTGGGGCTGCTGGCAGCCGATCTGCTGTCCGCGAGGCCTGTGTTCAACCTCCTGACGCAAGGCTTATCGTGCGCCTGGGGCGCGACCGTGGCTCTGGGCACGCTCTGCCTGTGCCGTCGCCGCCTGCTGGACGGGCCGCGGGGCTGGGACATTAGTCCGGGACCGCGGCTGCTGGCTGTGGCGGGGGCGCTGGGGCTGCTGGCCAGCGGCTTGCAGCTAGCCGCCGCGCTCTGGCTGTACCCGGGTCCCGGCCGGGTGGGCCGTTTCTCGTGGGCCTGGTGGGGCGTCCACTTCTGGCTGCGCCTGCTGGAGCTGACATGGGCGCTTGCCCTGGCGCTGGCGGCTGTCACCGCCGCGCGACCCAGGCCGCCTACGGAACATGCTTGCTGGGCCAAGCTGCTGCGCTTGGCGTGCCCCGCGCCGTCGGGCAAGAGCGAGGTGCCCGAGCGCCCTAATAACTGCTATGCGGGGCCCAGCGGCGTGGGCACAGACACCTTGGACATCAGCAAGAGCCTCATCCGCAATCCCGCGGAGGGTGGGCCGCCTGCCACGCCCAATTCAGGCGCCTGGGGTTCGGCTGCGTCGTTGGGCCGCGGTCCCCAGAGTGCTCCGGGGTTGTCCTGCAGCAGCGTGGGGCCGGCGCCGTCGCTGAGCGAGTTGGATCTGCGGCCACCATCGCCCATCAACCTGAGCCGTAGCATTGACGCCGCGCTCTTCCGAGAGCACTTGGTGCAAGACAGCGTGTTCCGGCGCTGCGGCCTGCGCGGCCTGGCCTCCCCGCCGCCTGGGGATGCTCTGCGGCTGCGCCGAGGCAGCCATCCGGACGCAGAGCCCGACGGCGCGGGCTCCTCGCTACTCCGCGGCCGCTGCCGGTCGCTCAGTGACGTGCGCGTACGCGGGCCTGTCCCACAGCACGTAGTGGAAGAGCCTGACAGGGCGGCGGCCGGGGTGGCTTCGGGCAGCTCCCTGGACAGCTTCTCCCGGGGTTCGCTCAAGATCAGCTGGAACCCGTGGCGCCACGGGCTGTCGTCGGTGGACAGCCTGCCACTGGACGAGCTGCCCAGCACAGTGCAGCTactgcctgccccctcccctgcccgtCCCGGAGAACCCCAGGGCGACGTCCAGCCGCGCTGCAAGCCGGGGGACTCCCGCAGCGCCTCCAGTGATACCATCGAGCTCTGA